A section of the Pseudanabaena mucicola str. Chao 1806 genome encodes:
- a CDS encoding putative CRISPR-associated protein yields the protein MQTIIMTVGTSLRTNPDRDLPNEKKRPWVTNKDRFEDKCIFNNVDEPLAWMKTADLEVISAETNTLWRLDPDKSDRILLLHSATPSGQECAEVLQAYFKTHLGQNYVDIEPIPDINYELDESGSALEKMANLLRQRIQQASANGLVTLAATGGFKAQTMVMGLVGNALGVPVCYIHEAYKALVYLPYINTSGQAEPRTFSANLPESGRSRDQVIQVQAEKQGHHRPKSWKKVEKILQNLLWVDLVRFDSQAFAAPKNGVKESPRDLNDGRKVLWLHLHDSDQVHIAVAIETTGHTPEHSKAAATELREKLGRIF from the coding sequence ATGCAGACAATCATTATGACTGTAGGTACATCCCTACGCACTAATCCTGACCGTGATCTACCCAATGAGAAAAAGCGCCCTTGGGTAACAAACAAAGATAGATTTGAAGACAAATGTATTTTTAATAATGTTGATGAACCCTTAGCTTGGATGAAAACTGCCGACCTAGAAGTGATTAGTGCTGAAACTAACACCCTTTGGCGACTCGATCCTGATAAAAGCGATCGCATCCTTCTTCTGCATTCTGCCACTCCATCTGGTCAGGAATGTGCAGAAGTATTGCAAGCCTATTTCAAAACTCATCTTGGACAAAATTATGTTGATATTGAACCTATTCCTGATATTAACTATGAGCTAGATGAGTCTGGATCTGCCTTAGAAAAAATGGCAAACCTCCTGCGACAGCGCATTCAGCAAGCATCAGCTAATGGACTTGTTACCCTAGCAGCGACAGGCGGATTTAAAGCACAAACAATGGTTATGGGATTAGTGGGAAATGCTCTTGGTGTCCCTGTTTGCTATATCCATGAAGCCTATAAAGCGCTGGTGTACCTGCCTTACATCAATACAAGTGGACAGGCTGAACCTAGAACTTTTTCTGCAAATCTTCCAGAATCAGGGCGATCGCGAGATCAGGTAATTCAAGTTCAGGCTGAAAAGCAAGGGCATCATCGTCCTAAAAGCTGGAAAAAAGTAGAGAAGATTCTTCAAAATTTACTTTGGGTAGATTTGGTTCGTTTTGATTCCCAAGCTTTTGCTGCACCTAAAAACGGCGTAAAAGAATCACCACGAGATCTCAATGACGGTCGTAAGGTGCTGTGGTTACACCTACATGACAGCGATCAAGTACATATCGCAGTAGCAATAGAAACTACTGGACATACACCCGAACACTCAAAAGCGGCGGCAACTGAACTGAGAGAAAAGCTAGGTCGCATTTTCTAG
- the cas1 gene encoding CRISPR-associated endonuclease Cas1 encodes MTAIYLTEAGTVVSFKNESLVIKRREDVRNFRLAELSLLVIHTGVQLTSVAITELMDRGIETIFLRQDGQFRGRLQGSFHTNPAIRLAQYQTVDSTFGMAIAQKLIEGKIRNQRVILQRRNRATKGAIAEIAEAIDLISSYIGQLGSVATPLERDRLMGLEGICARHYYQALRYYFPPEWNFSGRNRQPPLDPINALLSWGYGVLLARVFAAAAIAGLDPYLGFFHVMQPYRPNLALDLMEEFRPVVVDAAVIAVIQASLLTSDDFEPSPDGAGIWLGAIAKKLFLAEIERLFNTSFLYPAQNRKLRLSHILLEQVRSLGRCLLERSLDYQPYVIK; translated from the coding sequence ATGACTGCGATTTATTTAACTGAAGCTGGGACTGTGGTGAGTTTTAAGAATGAATCTCTGGTGATTAAGAGGCGAGAGGATGTGAGAAATTTTCGCTTGGCTGAACTATCTTTGCTGGTGATTCATACGGGTGTGCAGTTAACGAGTGTGGCGATCACGGAGTTGATGGATCGGGGGATTGAAACTATTTTTTTGCGGCAAGATGGGCAGTTTCGCGGCAGATTGCAGGGGAGTTTTCATACAAATCCTGCGATACGTTTGGCTCAATATCAAACTGTCGATTCAACTTTTGGGATGGCGATCGCTCAGAAGTTAATTGAGGGCAAGATTCGCAATCAAAGGGTGATTTTGCAAAGACGCAATCGGGCGACGAAAGGGGCGATCGCGGAGATTGCGGAAGCGATTGATCTCATTTCTAGTTATATCGGTCAGCTTGGTAGTGTGGCGACTCCCCTAGAACGAGACCGCTTGATGGGATTAGAAGGGATTTGTGCAAGGCATTATTATCAAGCTTTACGCTATTATTTCCCTCCTGAATGGAATTTTTCTGGGCGCAATCGTCAGCCTCCTCTTGATCCGATTAATGCGCTTTTGAGTTGGGGCTATGGGGTTTTGTTGGCTAGAGTTTTTGCGGCGGCAGCGATCGCTGGGCTTGATCCCTATTTGGGTTTCTTTCACGTGATGCAGCCCTATCGCCCGAATTTGGCGCTTGATTTGATGGAGGAGTTTCGCCCTGTGGTGGTGGATGCGGCGGTAATTGCGGTGATTCAGGCTAGTTTACTCACTTCTGATGATTTTGAGCCTTCGCCTGATGGTGCTGGGATTTGGCTTGGGGCGATCGCCAAAAAGCTGTTTCTTGCTGAGATTGAGCGTCTGTTTAATACTTCTTTCCTTTATCCTGCTCAAAACCGTAAGTTGCGTTTGAGTCACATTCTTTTGGAGCAAGTGCGTTCTCTAGGTCGTTGTTTGCTGGAGCGATCTCTTGATTATCAACCCTATGTCATTAAATAA
- the glpX gene encoding class II fructose-bisphosphatase, with translation MDNTISLEIIEVVEQAAIASAKWMGLGKKDEADEAAVEAMRERMNKIHMRGRIVIGEGERDEAPMLYIGEEVGVCTQPNAAEFCTIEELQEIDIAVDPCEGTNLVAYGQNGSMAVLAISERNGLFRAPDFYMDKLAAPPAAKGHVDIRKTPTENLKILSECLNRAIEELVVVVMDRPRHKGLISEIRAAGARVRLISDGDVSAAICCGFAGTNIHALMGIGAAPEGVISAAAMRCLGGHFQGRLIYDPAEVNTPESAKWTREGNLARLKEMGIEDGDKVYNAHELACGKDVLFAGCGITPGTLMDGVRFFGGGCRTQSLVISTQSKTARFVDTIHLTGKSPKTINLR, from the coding sequence ATGGATAATACAATCAGCCTTGAGATTATTGAGGTCGTTGAACAGGCTGCGATCGCCTCAGCTAAGTGGATGGGATTGGGTAAAAAAGATGAAGCCGATGAGGCGGCAGTTGAAGCAATGCGTGAGCGCATGAACAAAATTCATATGCGTGGACGCATCGTTATTGGTGAAGGTGAGCGCGACGAAGCACCAATGCTATATATCGGTGAAGAAGTTGGTGTTTGCACACAACCAAATGCTGCTGAATTTTGCACAATTGAAGAATTACAAGAAATTGATATTGCTGTTGACCCTTGTGAAGGTACAAACCTAGTTGCTTATGGTCAAAATGGTTCAATGGCAGTTTTGGCAATTTCTGAGCGTAATGGTTTGTTCCGCGCTCCTGATTTCTATATGGACAAATTAGCTGCACCTCCTGCAGCTAAGGGGCATGTAGATATCCGCAAAACCCCTACTGAAAATTTAAAGATCCTGTCTGAATGTTTGAACCGTGCGATCGAAGAATTGGTCGTAGTTGTGATGGATCGTCCTCGTCATAAAGGCTTAATTTCGGAAATTCGTGCTGCGGGTGCACGTGTCCGATTGATCAGTGATGGTGACGTATCTGCGGCAATTTGCTGTGGTTTCGCTGGTACAAACATCCATGCGCTGATGGGTATTGGTGCAGCTCCTGAAGGAGTGATCTCTGCTGCCGCAATGCGTTGCTTGGGTGGTCACTTTCAAGGTCGTCTGATTTATGACCCAGCCGAAGTTAATACCCCTGAAAGTGCTAAGTGGACTCGTGAAGGTAACTTGGCTCGCCTCAAGGAAATGGGTATCGAAGATGGTGATAAAGTCTATAATGCCCACGAATTGGCTTGCGGTAAGGATGTACTATTCGCTGGTTGTGGTATCACCCCTGGTACTTTGATGGATGGTGTCCGCTTCTTTGGTGGTGGCTGCCGTACTCAATCTTTGGTGATCTCTACTCAATCTAAGACTGCTCGTTTCGTTGACACCATTCACTTGACTGGCAAAAGTCCTAAGACCATTAACTTGCGCTAA
- a CDS encoding HHL1-like protein, whose product MPATKPSGFAQGSSQSKKKKKAPNKHQIAASKYDEMKENGLPEFNIYIRIKGKEWVPAGSMAVERSNLISRAIFQQEDALLKGAIRLYPILRKYNENLEYGYRLKEFPDEEITVAVLPEPTIGDKLNYAFTKAKQYFNSITKKPDSK is encoded by the coding sequence ATGCCTGCAACTAAACCAAGTGGATTTGCTCAAGGTTCGAGTCAGTCGAAGAAGAAGAAAAAGGCTCCTAATAAACATCAGATTGCGGCCAGTAAGTATGATGAGATGAAAGAGAATGGATTGCCTGAGTTCAATATTTACATTCGCATTAAGGGAAAAGAATGGGTTCCTGCGGGTTCGATGGCAGTAGAAAGAAGTAATCTGATTAGTCGTGCTATTTTCCAGCAAGAGGATGCTTTGCTTAAGGGCGCAATTCGACTCTATCCAATTCTACGGAAGTATAACGAAAATCTTGAGTATGGCTATCGCCTCAAGGAATTTCCCGATGAAGAAATTACTGTTGCCGTACTTCCTGAACCTACCATTGGTGATAAGTTGAATTATGCTTTCACGAAGGCTAAACAGTATTTTAATAGCATAACAAAGAAGCCAGATAGTAAATAG
- the petJ gene encoding cytochrome c6 PetJ, giving the protein MKKLLTSLCLFLAVATLSIVRPALAGGASIFSANCASCHMGGKNVVNAAKTLKKEDLAKYGKDSVEAIVTQVTKGMGAMPAFGGRLSAEDIEAVANYVLDQAEKGW; this is encoded by the coding sequence GTGAAAAAATTATTAACTTCCCTGTGCTTGTTCTTGGCTGTGGCTACATTAAGTATAGTTCGTCCCGCTTTAGCTGGTGGGGCTTCGATTTTCAGTGCTAACTGCGCTTCCTGCCACATGGGCGGTAAAAACGTGGTTAATGCCGCTAAAACCCTGAAAAAAGAAGATTTAGCTAAATACGGCAAAGATTCTGTTGAAGCTATCGTTACCCAAGTTACCAAAGGTATGGGTGCGATGCCCGCTTTCGGTGGTCGTCTCAGCGCTGAAGATATCGAAGCTGTAGCTAACTATGTCCTCGATCAAGCGGAAAAAGGCTGGTAA
- a CDS encoding Hsp70 family protein, giving the protein MNAIAIDFGSSNTVIARWNIATNQPETLNFESLNRPAPLKALVPSLLYVQNAQEEIVDIGQYVIDRGKDYPQLRLFNQIKRRLVANVGYSPRIDEVKVTPEWVGNHFLRELLNKLRSQQIFPSEVILTAPVQAYEKYLRWLEECSVEIFASNLPTLEAPRIRIIDEPTAAALGYEAIAPSALVLVIDFGGGTLDLSLVRLPKSDNVVKWGDQIGVNRSQWTEHKAEAIAKTGYTLGGEDIDQWLVQDYLDSREDIDNCHGLRNSSILKLLMEKIKIQLSETETASAIFFDVNTQSAVEISYTRQQLEQLLNRKGFYRILQLAINELINRAFNKGILKGDIKHILLVGGCTLIPSVRTFVESYFTMGKVYSHKPFEAIAHGALLLSQGMSVQDYLFHSYAIRYWNRITKQWQYQPLFRRGQIYPTRRPIELVLRATQPDQSEIALTIGELESCPKGFAEISFDGDRIVMQFNQMEKENFQPLQADINGEGIPQAIAMLDPLGQPDYDRLKVLFSISEKRELLVTAIDLLTQRQLLTDYPAAKLH; this is encoded by the coding sequence ATGAATGCGATCGCCATTGATTTTGGTAGCAGTAATACAGTAATTGCTCGATGGAATATTGCCACTAATCAACCTGAAACCTTAAATTTTGAAAGCCTTAATCGTCCAGCCCCTTTAAAAGCACTTGTGCCATCACTGCTCTATGTGCAGAATGCTCAGGAGGAAATTGTCGATATTGGACAATATGTAATCGATAGGGGGAAAGATTATCCTCAGCTACGATTGTTTAATCAAATCAAGCGCCGATTGGTGGCAAATGTTGGCTATAGCCCTAGAATTGATGAAGTCAAAGTCACACCAGAATGGGTGGGTAATCATTTTTTGAGAGAACTGCTCAATAAATTGCGATCACAACAAATCTTTCCATCGGAAGTAATTTTGACAGCTCCTGTCCAAGCTTATGAGAAATATTTACGCTGGTTAGAAGAATGTAGTGTAGAAATATTTGCTTCCAATTTACCGACTTTAGAAGCGCCTCGCATTCGGATTATCGATGAGCCAACGGCGGCTGCACTGGGCTATGAGGCGATCGCCCCTAGTGCCTTGGTACTAGTGATTGATTTTGGGGGTGGAACTTTAGACCTATCACTGGTGCGCTTGCCTAAGAGTGACAATGTGGTGAAATGGGGTGACCAGATTGGGGTCAATCGGAGTCAATGGACAGAACATAAAGCTGAAGCGATCGCCAAAACTGGCTATACCCTGGGTGGTGAAGATATTGATCAGTGGCTAGTTCAGGATTATTTAGATAGTCGCGAAGATATTGATAATTGTCATGGATTAAGAAATTCGAGTATTCTGAAATTATTAATGGAAAAAATTAAAATCCAGCTTTCAGAGACAGAAACAGCTTCCGCAATATTTTTCGATGTCAATACCCAATCAGCAGTTGAGATTAGCTATACTCGCCAACAGCTAGAACAGTTACTCAATCGCAAAGGTTTTTATCGAATTCTGCAATTAGCGATCAATGAATTAATTAACCGTGCTTTTAATAAAGGAATCCTTAAAGGTGATATCAAGCATATTCTCTTAGTCGGTGGTTGTACGCTCATTCCCTCAGTACGGACTTTTGTGGAATCCTACTTCACGATGGGGAAAGTCTATAGTCACAAACCCTTTGAAGCGATCGCGCATGGAGCCTTACTGCTCAGTCAGGGCATGAGTGTGCAGGACTATCTCTTCCATTCCTATGCAATTCGCTATTGGAATCGGATTACAAAACAATGGCAATATCAGCCTCTATTTCGGCGTGGTCAGATCTATCCCACCCGTCGCCCTATCGAGTTAGTACTCAGAGCTACACAACCCGATCAATCCGAAATTGCTCTCACCATTGGCGAACTCGAAAGTTGTCCTAAAGGTTTTGCCGAGATTAGCTTTGATGGCGATCGCATCGTGATGCAATTTAACCAAATGGAGAAAGAGAATTTTCAACCCTTACAAGCTGATATTAATGGGGAAGGTATTCCACAGGCGATCGCCATGCTCGATCCTCTCGGTCAGCCCGACTATGATCGCCTCAAGGTTTTATTTAGCATCAGTGAAAAGCGCGAGTTATTAGTTACCGCGATCGATCTACTCACGCAACGCCAATTATTAACCGATTATCCTGCCGCAAAATTGCATTAA
- the cas2 gene encoding CRISPR-associated endonuclease Cas2, which translates to MLWLVCYDVADDRRRLRLAKRLEQSCQRVQRSVFECPLSEAVLEKKLQKSWLPLLKLDEDNLRVYPLDAIAKQKTRVFGSPRPYEPPDFVIL; encoded by the coding sequence ATGTTGTGGTTGGTTTGTTATGATGTGGCGGATGATCGCCGCCGTCTCAGGTTGGCAAAGCGTCTTGAGCAGTCTTGTCAAAGGGTGCAGCGTTCGGTTTTTGAGTGTCCTTTGAGTGAGGCGGTGCTAGAAAAAAAGTTGCAAAAGTCTTGGCTGCCTTTGTTGAAGTTGGATGAGGATAATCTGCGGGTCTACCCTCTTGATGCGATCGCTAAGCAAAAAACTAGGGTGTTCGGTAGTCCGCGTCCCTATGAGCCGCCTGATTTTGTAATTCTCTAG
- the cas6 gene encoding CRISPR-associated endoribonuclease Cas6 — protein sequence MSHSKTSAIANWTDDIEIVSITLTLRAIADIELSHNYTTALHAWFLHQVRDSDPQLSAYLHDKQSEKAFAISPLNGNLKPIVNSFLAKVDSTYTWTISALSESLCTWLQTWFINHPKTINLYKGSFAIEQIRINQPPTTYNNLWSSSLNLDPRFTLAFLTPTCFRSKNHHLPLPIPANIFHSYLRRWNDFAPEAFPQEEFLAWIEKVVYITNYELNCTKVAVAKQGYVTGFTGTVEFAIDLKTSRNSDFEKLLSALIKLANYCGTGHKTTFGLGQTRLIRKDEVGNWKNEKQSIVVTPIQEHLIKRIAELTELFLQTKKRQGGDRAQNTATIWATILARRELGESLTDIAIDLDLPYETAKGYVKRARKTLDNIKSVP from the coding sequence ATGTCACACTCAAAAACATCAGCGATCGCCAACTGGACAGATGATATCGAAATCGTCAGCATCACTCTGACCTTAAGAGCGATCGCCGACATTGAATTATCTCACAACTACACCACCGCACTCCATGCATGGTTTCTCCATCAAGTCCGCGACAGCGATCCACAACTTTCTGCATATCTCCATGACAAACAATCCGAAAAAGCCTTTGCTATATCTCCACTCAATGGCAACCTTAAACCCATAGTCAACTCATTCCTTGCTAAAGTAGATAGTACCTATACTTGGACAATATCAGCCCTATCCGAGTCTCTATGCACATGGTTACAGACTTGGTTCATTAATCATCCAAAGACAATTAACCTCTACAAAGGAAGCTTTGCGATCGAGCAGATTCGCATTAATCAACCACCTACAACCTACAATAATCTCTGGTCATCTTCATTAAATCTAGATCCCAGATTTACACTCGCTTTCCTAACCCCTACTTGCTTTCGCAGCAAAAATCACCATTTACCCTTACCGATTCCCGCCAATATTTTCCATAGTTATCTCCGTCGTTGGAATGACTTTGCTCCCGAAGCCTTTCCTCAAGAGGAATTTTTAGCATGGATTGAAAAGGTGGTTTATATAACTAACTACGAACTTAACTGCACTAAAGTTGCTGTTGCCAAACAGGGCTATGTGACTGGTTTTACAGGTACTGTCGAATTTGCGATCGATCTCAAAACTTCCCGTAATTCTGATTTTGAAAAGTTGCTCTCAGCATTAATTAAACTTGCTAATTATTGCGGTACAGGACATAAAACCACCTTTGGATTAGGACAAACGAGACTAATTAGGAAAGATGAGGTTGGGAACTGGAAAAACGAAAAACAATCAATAGTAGTAACTCCAATTCAAGAGCATTTAATTAAGAGAATCGCAGAGCTAACGGAGCTATTTCTCCAAACAAAAAAAAGGCAAGGCGGCGATCGCGCTCAAAACACCGCTACTATCTGGGCAACCATCTTAGCCCGTCGCGAATTGGGCGAAAGCTTGACAGATATCGCGATCGACCTCGACTTACCATACGAAACAGCCAAAGGTTATGTCAAACGCGCCCGTAAAACCTTAGATAATATTAAGTCAGTTCCATAA
- a CDS encoding TIGR02710 family CRISPR-associated CARF protein has translation MTKILFITVGGSHQPIATSIKSQNPDRVVFICSDGAKGSKSQVLGEGKPCEVRKGTEVIESLPNIPTQLGLGDHFDAERDLVLIQEPDNLTECYSKINQKIREVKQESPRAEIAADYTGGTKTMSVALATAALDSEINLFITTSTTRQNLIKVESGERTRKATTTGVVVTKTVDKALPVYLQNYNYTAAIADLQNLLQSTELSSDQTRQIDELLDQCEGFDAWDRFDHRVALSRLQPYMRQTNIQPYGLFLKKVIASRGLLDKELDTSDGMTGHGYEVVEDLLLNADRRASQKRYDDAVGRLYRAIELLEQIRLFKQYGILTGDVDISKLPAQLQTEYEARKASNTKKKLQLALFQSYDLLSKFTEDPLGQLFLVYKDRILNSLETRNNSLFAHGFQPISENSYRAFNQVIGGFIREGIAVVSSAKTKSSSRQFPQTL, from the coding sequence ATGACTAAAATTTTATTTATTACCGTTGGTGGTTCGCATCAGCCGATCGCCACTTCTATCAAAAGCCAAAACCCTGATCGCGTAGTCTTTATCTGTTCCGATGGCGCAAAGGGAAGCAAATCACAGGTGCTTGGCGAGGGCAAACCCTGTGAAGTTCGGAAAGGTACAGAAGTAATTGAATCTCTGCCGAATATTCCTACACAATTAGGACTAGGCGATCACTTTGATGCTGAAAGAGACTTAGTGCTAATTCAGGAGCCAGATAACTTAACAGAGTGTTACAGCAAAATTAATCAAAAGATTCGTGAAGTTAAGCAAGAAAGCCCTAGGGCTGAGATTGCGGCAGACTATACGGGCGGCACAAAAACAATGTCTGTCGCTCTAGCCACTGCTGCGCTAGATTCAGAAATAAATTTATTCATCACCACAAGTACGACTCGGCAAAATTTAATTAAAGTCGAATCGGGAGAGCGCACGCGCAAAGCCACCACAACTGGCGTTGTGGTCACAAAGACTGTCGATAAAGCTTTGCCTGTATATTTGCAGAATTATAATTACACAGCAGCGATCGCCGATCTGCAAAACCTGCTCCAAAGCACAGAACTAAGTTCTGACCAAACAAGACAGATTGATGAACTTCTCGATCAGTGCGAAGGGTTTGATGCATGGGATCGCTTTGATCATCGGGTCGCTTTGTCCCGTTTGCAGCCTTACATGAGACAGACAAATATCCAACCCTATGGACTATTTCTCAAGAAGGTGATTGCTAGTCGTGGTCTGCTAGACAAAGAATTGGATACTAGCGACGGGATGACTGGACATGGCTATGAAGTAGTAGAAGACTTGCTTCTCAATGCTGATCGCCGCGCTAGTCAGAAGCGTTACGATGATGCCGTGGGGCGACTCTATCGAGCGATCGAGCTATTGGAGCAAATACGGTTGTTTAAGCAATATGGCATTTTGACAGGGGATGTAGATATTTCCAAGCTTCCCGCACAATTACAGACTGAATATGAAGCCCGAAAAGCTAGTAACACTAAGAAAAAATTACAGCTTGCGCTATTTCAGAGCTATGATTTGCTATCTAAGTTTACAGAAGATCCTCTGGGACAGTTATTCTTAGTTTACAAAGATCGGATTCTCAACTCGCTAGAGACTCGAAACAATTCATTATTTGCTCATGGCTTTCAGCCAATTAGTGAGAATAGTTATAGAGCTTTTAATCAAGTGATTGGTGGATTTATTCGTGAAGGAATCGCTGTGGTTAGTTCTGCCAAAACGAAGTCATCATCAAGGCAATTTCCGCAGACTTTATAA
- a CDS encoding glutamyl-tRNA reductase yields MNIAVVGLSHKTATVEVREKLSIPEDRMEAAIAQLMSYPNIEEAAILSTCNRLELYVVTSEAEGGIREIMQFLAEFSQLPLQFLRRYLFILLRQDAVTHLMRVASGLDSLVLGEGQILAQVKNTHRLAQQYNGAGRILNQLFKQALSAGKRVRTETEIGTGAVSISSAAVELAQIKLQDLSDKHTTIIGAGKMSRLLVKHLISKGAQKVAIVNRSRARAEAMLKEFEASGAQFDIHPLEQMFDCVAVSDLVFTSTASTEVIISRKHLEEISPNHIGLTLVDISVPRNISADVNELPNTKAYNVDDLQAVVAENQESRRQMAMQAEILLEGCVAEFDMWWRSLETVPTISKLRQKMEIIREQEMEKALSRLGNDFADKHQDVIESMTRGIINKILHDPMVQLRAQQDIESRRRAMQMLQVLFDLDSPSSQLKEG; encoded by the coding sequence ATGAATATTGCAGTTGTTGGCTTGAGTCACAAAACGGCGACTGTGGAAGTAAGAGAAAAGTTGAGTATTCCAGAGGATCGTATGGAAGCTGCGATCGCTCAACTCATGAGCTATCCGAATATCGAAGAAGCTGCAATTTTAAGCACCTGTAACCGCTTAGAGTTGTATGTAGTCACCAGCGAAGCCGAAGGTGGCATTCGCGAAATTATGCAGTTTCTTGCGGAATTTAGCCAACTACCTCTACAGTTCCTCCGTCGCTATCTGTTTATTCTGCTCCGTCAAGATGCAGTGACTCACCTGATGCGGGTTGCTTCAGGCCTAGACAGTCTCGTGCTTGGTGAAGGACAAATTCTAGCCCAAGTCAAAAATACCCATCGTCTTGCCCAGCAATATAACGGTGCAGGTCGCATTCTCAACCAACTTTTTAAACAAGCTCTTTCGGCTGGTAAACGAGTCCGCACGGAAACTGAAATTGGTACGGGTGCAGTGTCGATTAGTTCGGCAGCCGTAGAGCTTGCTCAAATTAAGCTGCAAGATCTATCGGATAAGCACACTACGATCATCGGTGCTGGCAAAATGTCGCGCCTATTGGTCAAGCATTTAATTTCTAAGGGCGCACAAAAAGTTGCGATTGTCAATCGCTCCCGTGCCCGAGCTGAGGCAATGCTGAAGGAATTTGAAGCTAGTGGCGCTCAGTTTGATATTCATCCGCTAGAGCAGATGTTTGACTGTGTGGCAGTTTCTGACTTGGTGTTTACCAGTACGGCATCTACTGAGGTGATTATTAGCCGCAAGCATCTTGAAGAAATTTCTCCCAACCATATTGGCTTAACCCTCGTTGATATTTCTGTCCCCCGCAACATCAGTGCTGATGTCAACGAGTTGCCCAATACCAAGGCTTACAATGTGGATGATCTCCAAGCTGTAGTTGCCGAGAATCAAGAAAGCCGCCGCCAAATGGCAATGCAAGCGGAGATTTTACTCGAAGGTTGTGTTGCTGAGTTTGATATGTGGTGGCGATCGCTGGAAACAGTCCCCACGATCAGCAAGCTCCGTCAAAAAATGGAAATCATCCGCGAGCAGGAGATGGAGAAGGCTCTATCTCGTCTCGGTAATGATTTTGCAGATAAGCATCAGGATGTGATCGAGAGCATGACTCGCGGCATCATCAATAAAATCTTGCATGATCCGATGGTGCAGCTTCGCGCCCAGCAAGATATCGAGTCCCGCCGCCGTGCGATGCAAATGTTACAAGTCCTCTTTGATTTAGATTCACCGTCTAGTCAATTAAAAGAAGGGTAA
- the csx18 gene encoding CRISPR-associated protein Csx18: MSLVLLKKLVRYRTFITAVGNAAITWVILIIAPLGLFAVITCTLGVFLGSLIIGNLSDKALLFLVGNSDRQNLETRQRATLEANQYSNAPEQHNQNTNNRDESLIQVQIKKLLK, translated from the coding sequence ATGTCCCTCGTACTCCTAAAAAAGCTTGTCCGCTATCGCACCTTTATCACAGCAGTTGGCAATGCCGCTATTACTTGGGTAATCTTGATCATTGCGCCCCTTGGTCTATTTGCGGTCATTACTTGCACCTTGGGCGTGTTTCTGGGCAGCCTCATTATTGGCAACCTCAGCGACAAAGCCTTGTTATTTTTAGTTGGAAATAGCGATCGGCAGAACCTAGAAACAAGACAACGGGCAACCCTAGAAGCCAATCAGTACAGTAATGCACCTGAACAACACAATCAGAATACTAACAACAGAGATGAATCATTGATTCAGGTACAAATTAAAAAACTTCTTAAATAG